From one Sulfurimonas sp. HSL-3221 genomic stretch:
- the ruvA gene encoding Holliday junction branch migration protein RuvA — MIVGIEGAVEHKEPTVVHLNVSGLIYEVFISLQTYGAIREPRVKLHTSHIIREDAQLLFGFFEKGEKVLFERLIKINGVGPKVAQAICSTFTAAQFGQVIAANDIAQLKRVPGIGPKSAGRILVELAGFDIELTAGHAAVTAASGEAAQALESLGFKKEEVAKALAKCESTETSALVKEALKLLQKL; from the coding sequence ATGATCGTCGGGATTGAAGGCGCGGTAGAACACAAAGAACCAACAGTGGTGCACCTGAACGTCTCAGGGCTGATCTACGAGGTTTTCATTTCGCTTCAGACCTACGGCGCCATCCGCGAACCCCGGGTCAAACTCCACACCTCCCACATTATCCGCGAAGACGCCCAGCTGCTGTTCGGTTTTTTTGAGAAGGGCGAAAAGGTGCTTTTCGAACGCCTGATCAAAATCAACGGTGTCGGCCCCAAGGTCGCCCAGGCGATCTGTTCGACCTTTACGGCCGCGCAGTTCGGGCAGGTGATCGCGGCCAACGATATCGCCCAGCTCAAGCGCGTACCGGGCATCGGTCCCAAGAGTGCGGGACGGATCCTCGTCGAGCTGGCGGGCTTCGACATCGAACTGACCGCCGGACACGCGGCCGTCACGGCCGCCTCCGGCGAAGCGGCCCAGGCCCTGGAATCCCTGGGCTTCAAAAAAGAGGAAGTGGCCAAAGCCCTGGCCAAATGCGAAAGCACCGAGACCTCCGCCCTGGTCAAAGAGGCGCTCAAACTACTTCAGAAACTGTAA
- a CDS encoding D-alanine--D-alanine ligase, which yields MKLAIVFGGASYEHEISIVSAITVMEKLSGYELTFVFCDQDHTFYLIDRGNMKAKYFASGDYKKAPVLTLTKGAFVQKRRLGSTEHAMPVLNLIHGADGEDGTVASLLSFFDIPFIGPRTDASVLSFDKRMTKWFAAGRGVKTVAYEELHAAAEHKVSTSMPCIVKPSRLGSSIGVSVVKNAAELDYALDVAFEFDDSVIVEPFIAGVKEYNLAGYRGAEGIVYSIIEEPQKNEFLDFDKKYLDFARSGEVGGAAIDDVLAVKLKLAFASIYDGLFEGALIRCDFFVIDGEVYLNEINPIPGSMANYLFADFPAAVADLLSNLPRARRPQVDYKYIHSINAAKGK from the coding sequence TTGAAATTAGCGATTGTATTCGGCGGCGCGAGTTACGAACACGAGATCAGCATCGTCAGCGCCATCACCGTGATGGAGAAGCTTTCCGGCTATGAATTGACGTTCGTTTTCTGCGACCAGGACCACACCTTTTACCTGATCGACCGCGGCAATATGAAGGCGAAGTATTTTGCTTCCGGCGACTATAAAAAGGCTCCGGTACTGACCCTGACCAAAGGGGCGTTCGTACAAAAACGCCGCCTGGGTTCCACCGAGCATGCGATGCCGGTGCTGAACCTGATCCACGGCGCCGACGGCGAGGACGGAACGGTCGCGTCGCTGCTGTCGTTCTTCGATATTCCCTTCATCGGCCCGCGCACGGATGCATCGGTGCTCAGCTTCGACAAGCGCATGACCAAGTGGTTCGCCGCGGGACGCGGTGTCAAAACGGTGGCATACGAAGAGCTGCACGCCGCGGCGGAGCACAAGGTGTCGACGTCCATGCCCTGCATCGTCAAGCCTTCACGCCTGGGCAGCTCCATCGGGGTCAGCGTCGTCAAAAACGCCGCGGAACTCGATTATGCCCTCGACGTCGCCTTTGAGTTCGATGACAGCGTCATCGTCGAGCCCTTCATCGCCGGGGTCAAAGAGTATAACCTGGCCGGCTACCGTGGGGCGGAGGGGATCGTCTACTCCATCATCGAAGAGCCGCAGAAAAACGAGTTCCTCGATTTCGACAAGAAGTACCTCGACTTTGCCCGCAGCGGGGAGGTCGGCGGCGCCGCGATCGACGACGTGCTGGCTGTCAAGCTCAAACTGGCCTTCGCCTCCATTTACGACGGGCTCTTCGAAGGGGCGCTGATCCGCTGCGATTTCTTCGTCATTGACGGCGAGGTCTATCTCAACGAGATCAACCCCATCCCGGGGTCGATGGCGAACTATCTTTTCGCGGATTTCCCCGCGGCCGTCGCTGATCTGCTCTCGAACCTGCCGCGTGCGCGCCGCCCGCAGGTGGATTACAAATACATTCACTCCATCAATGCAGCCAAAGGAAAATAG
- a CDS encoding alpha/beta fold hydrolase, with product MAIKTLQYAQQTFSISYEIVNPGAKHTIVFLHGWGSNKELMKQAFGRTLDTFRHVYIDLPGFGNSTAPIALDSEGYADIMELFLAQINANDKEVIVGHSFGGKVATLLRPRLLVLLSSAGIVWPKPLKVRAKIAAFKLLKNLGLAQLRARFVAEDAKSLNRVMYETFKRVVNEDFSGTFRHFGGRALLCWGRDDTATPMKSAEKIDTLIENSRLVAMEGDHYFFLKQPEAVAAEIAAEFTRSVK from the coding sequence GTGGCCATCAAGACCCTCCAATACGCCCAGCAGACTTTCTCGATCAGTTACGAGATCGTCAATCCCGGGGCGAAGCACACCATCGTTTTCCTGCACGGCTGGGGTTCGAACAAGGAGCTGATGAAGCAGGCGTTCGGCCGGACGCTCGATACCTTCCGGCATGTCTACATCGACCTGCCGGGATTCGGCAATTCGACGGCGCCGATTGCACTGGACAGTGAAGGCTACGCCGATATCATGGAACTTTTCCTGGCGCAGATCAATGCCAACGACAAGGAGGTGATCGTCGGGCACTCCTTCGGCGGCAAGGTGGCGACCCTGCTGCGCCCCCGGCTGCTGGTGCTGCTCTCCTCCGCGGGGATCGTCTGGCCCAAGCCGCTGAAAGTGCGGGCGAAGATCGCCGCGTTCAAACTGCTCAAGAACCTGGGGTTGGCCCAGCTGCGCGCGCGTTTCGTCGCCGAGGACGCCAAGTCGCTGAACCGGGTGATGTACGAGACCTTCAAGCGCGTCGTCAACGAAGATTTTTCGGGCACCTTCCGCCACTTCGGCGGGCGGGCGCTGCTGTGCTGGGGGCGCGACGATACGGCGACGCCGATGAAGAGCGCGGAAAAGATCGACACCCTCATTGAGAACAGCCGCCTGGTCGCGATGGAGGGGGACCACTACTTCTTCCTGAAACAGCCCGAAGCGGTCGCGGCGGAGATCGCCGCCGAATTCACCCGGAGCGTCAAGTGA